The genomic DNA ATGTGATCGGACTGAAAATAGAGGATATCCTCACTGTTCGGAACATTATCCATCACTTTTGCCCGGAGCATATCCCAAAATGTTTGGAATCGGTTGCTTTCAATCACAAGAACCTCTAGTTTTCCGTCCTCAAGATTCGATTCAGGAAAAAACGCTCGTACCCCTCCAGTGAAAGGACCATTCCCAATCAGTACCATTGCGGCATTCCCTTCGTAAGCGCATTCATCAGATTCAATTTTAAGCTGGAAGTGCCGTTCCTGACTGATGGTTTGGAGCGTACTCAAATAATAGGAGAGGCGACCGAAGCTCTCCTTCATTTTTGGATTAATATTGGATGAAACTTCCGTAATCAGACCGATGCCCCAGAAATTCAAAAAGTATTGATGATTGCATTTTCCAACATCAATGGAACGGAAATTCTTTTCACAGATCTGTTCGGCTGCCTGTAGCGGATTTTGTGATATACCTATCGCGCGCGAGAAATCATTGCAGGTTCCGCCAGGGATGATTCC from Pseudalkalibacillus sp. SCS-8 includes the following:
- a CDS encoding diacylglycerol/lipid kinase family protein; the protein is MTLEIDRVELIVNPKAGNGRLKQQLPNIVTILEDQFDTVNVFQTEKPGDASDYIHSMKEEQPHLIIGGGGDGTIYEIINALGPLEERPAFGIIPGGTCNDFSRAIGISQNPLQAAEQICEKNFRSIDVGKCNHQYFLNFWGIGLITEVSSNINPKMKESFGRLSYYLSTLQTISQERHFQLKIESDECAYEGNAAMVLIGNGPFTGGVRAFFPESNLEDGKLEVLVIESNRFQTFWDMLRAKVMDNVPNSEDILYFQSDHISIETEPDQTIDCDGERDFETPSTITVLPGHIKVAVGDYPVKP